The nucleotide sequence CATCTCATGTCGCACACAACGGCGATTATTATTGCCACCCTGTTGTGGTATCCGCAGCAGGGAAGCGTTTATCTGCTCTGGTATCTGCCTATGCTGTTGATGGTTGTCTTCAGGCCGCGCCTGCTGCATACAACACAGAGCACAGGCGTGGGACGGAACCAGCAGGTAAATGAAAAACCGGTTTCCCGGTTCCAGGATTCCGGAAGCATCGTCAGACATACCACACAATAATAGTTGTGTGAGACGATTTCAGGACTGCTGTGAAAGTTCCTGATCCTGACTGGCGCCTGCTGCATCCTCTTTGTTGCTCGAAAAGAGCGGCACTTCGGTGTCCGGAAAATCAAAATTGGTTTTCGTGTTGACGATAAACATGGGACGGGCTCTGACCTGGTCGTAAATACGCGTGACGTATTCACCCAGAATACCAATCCCCAGTGCATTGAGTGCACCAAAAAATGATGCAGTAATGGTGACTGAAGCCCAGCCAGGAATTGCCAGCCCGGTAAACAGCTTATGGTAAAGAACAAAACTGACTACCAGCGTACACACTACAGCGGAGAGCGCTGCGATGAGGTAAAAAATGGTCAATGGCAGGAACGAGAACGAAAAGATCGCCGTTTTTGCCAGCCGACAAAGATGGAGGAACGATACACGTGGCGTGTTATCATAGCGGGCCAGTCGTTCCACGGTCACACCGGTCTGCCGAAACCCGACCCAGGAACGTAAGCCTGGAAAATAGCGATCACGATCGTTCAGTTTTGCAATCTGGATTGCGACCTTACGGTCGATCAATCCGAAATTTCCGGCATCCCTGGGGATGTGGGTATTCGCGATCAGATTCAATGTTTTATGAAACGCATGGAATGCCCAGCGTTTTACGAGATTTTCTTTGCGTTCCGTGCGAATGGCATAGACGACATCAAACCCGGCCTGCCAGGCTTCCACAAAGTCAATGATGGCCGACGGGCTATCCTGCATATCCGAATCCATAATGATGATTGCATCACCGGTCGAATGTAATAAACCAGCCTGTACGGCGGCCTGATGTCCGAAATTTTTAGCAAAGTGCAGGACCTTGATCCGGGAGTTGAGTTCTGCCAGATCATTCAGAATTGCGCCACTTTGATCTGCGGAGCCATCGTTGACAAAGATGATCTCATAACAGCAGTCAATCTGCTGGAGGGATTCTTCCACAGACTGCAACAATTGGGGCAACACATTCTGCTCGTTAAAAACAGGTAAAACCACCGAGATGAGAATCTCGTTGATTGCTTTTCTTTCGGTGAAGTCAGCTGCAGGAATTGAGTGATTCATTTGACCAATACCCCTACCAGTGAAAGACCAAATGGGACACCTGTTAAATGGATTAACTTGCGTTCCACCCCGGCACAGGTCAGCAGCAGACGATTTACGTAATGAGGAACCCGTGTGAAGCGAGGTGTCTCATCCGGGTTTCGGTTGAGTATCCGGTCGGCTCCCCTGCTGAGAATGGCAGCGGGCAGTGTAAACGAATTCCAGTGAGTCAGCCATTTTACCTTGAGTCCAGCCTGCTCAGCATTTTGACGAAAGAGTTTTTTCGTATAACGGCAGTGGTGGCCCAGCTTTTGATCCCAATTTGAGAACAGAAGTGGATAGGCGGGGACGGTAATGATGATGCCGCCCTCATCCGACAATGCTTCTGCTGCATTTTTCAGTAATTGAACGGGATCTTTCATATGTTCCATCATATCGAGTAATACTATGACTTTGGCAGAAGACGGAGCTACCGGCCAGGGTTGACTCAATTCATGGACTGAGAGATTCTTTAATCCACGCGCACGGCCATAATCGACGGACTCCTGCATCAGATCAAACCCAGCTACTTCATATCCCATTTGACTGAACTCAAGAATATTTCGGGCGGCGCCGATTCCACCTTCGATTAAAATACCAGGAGCCGGGTATTCCCTGCTCAGAATGTCAATTACCAGCTTGCGTTTCGCGACATGCCACCAATAGGTTTCTTCCAGTTCGATTAACTCTGATAGATGTCCCGGATCCACTTGGTCTCAATTTGATATTAGAAGTCGAGGGGGTAAATCAGCAGAAAATCAGGGTTAGGCAAGGTGCGTCATGCTGAAACACTCAGGATATCAGTGCAACCGGGACAACTCCTCAGAATTCCCCATGAAATCAGAGAAAAAGCCTTACTTTTAACATATTTATTTTACCTGTATTACTTATGCTGTCTATAGTGTTGCTTCTGGGCAGGTCAGAATGCATCGTTTTAGTGTGTATATGTGGAGTATGTGTGATGGGGGATCAGTCAGGCAAGCAGATCACAGTCTTTACGTGGGTGTCTGCGTTGGTCTTTGTCGCCTTGTTGGTGTTGTGTGTACCATTGTTTATAAGGATGCCTCTTGCGACCGATGTTGTGTTTTACGATCTGCAGGCTGAGACAGCACTTAAGGGCGGGACCTTATATAAAGACATATTCGAGACGAACATGCCAGGCATTATCTGGTTACACATGTTAATCCGTCCGCTGATCGGAATGAGTTCCGATGCCCTGCGTATTGTTGACCTGTTAATCTTCAGTGGCAGTGTGTTACTGCTGATGTGCTGGGATCGCCGGAATCAGAACTCGGTCTCTGTGATGCTCTGGATCGGAATCACTCTGTTTGCGTTCTATTTTTCGCTTTCGGAATGGTGCCACTTCCAGCGGGATACACTCATTCTCTTGCCGGCTTTGACTGCACTCTGGTTAAGACGGAAGCAGGTGGAACGCATTCTGGAAAATCAACAGGCTGTCTCTGAGACCGCGCAGCCTTCTGTCTGGGGATGGGCATTTCTGGAGGGGTTGTGCTGGGCAACGGCTTTCTGGATTAAACCATTTGTGGCGGTACCCGCTCTGTGCGTCTGGTTTGGCTCATGGTTCTTAATGAGACAGCCGCGCAAGCTGCTGGTGGATTTATCTGGGTTATTGCTGGGGGGATTAGTTCTGGGAGCAGTCGGAATTATCTGGTTGTGGCAGACCGGCGCCTGGCCCTGGTTCTACGAAACATTTACTGAATGGAATCCGGAGTATGTTGAGTCACGAAAAACCGGCTGGAATACGATGCGATTTGCTCAGTTTCTGTACCGGTTTTTTCCCTGGTTTCTGCTGCAACTGATTGCGGTTCCGTTAGCTTTATCAACAGTCTGGCAGTGCGGGAAACAGTGGAAACAGCGTCGTTCAACAATGCAGACAGGGCAACGCGATTCGCTTCTGTTATCGTTAATGTACCTGGGGTGGCTCTTCCAGTCTTATGCTTTTCAGCATTTATTTGATTATGTACACCCCCCTTCTCATCTGCTGGCAATTGTGCTGACAGGTTCTTACCTGGCCAGGCGAGTGCAAATAAAGCCCCTGAACCTGGTCTGGAAAACTGGGATGGTCCTGTTTGTCAGCATGGTCGTTCTCTCATTTCCCAATTTCAAACCTGATCGAATTCGGCTCTGGCAGACCTGTGTTTTCCATTCCAGTGATTTACAGCTCAAAGCAAAGCTGGCCTTGATGGTTCAGGTTGACTGGGAAGATCTGGCCGCTGTGCGTGATTATTTAGAATCTCAAAATTTGAAAGATCACGAGTTGCATTGTTACAACACGACTCTGATTTACCTGTATCCGGAGCTTTCTATTGCTCCGGCAACCCGATTTGTATTTTTTGATTCCACCCTGATATTTTGCCCCAGCCATCGCGAAGAAATTCTGGAGTCGGTCAAAACCAGCCCGCAGAAAATGATTGTCACTGATCTGCTGGAGAGTGGTTTTGACAGGAAAACGGCGCTCGCCATATCACAAAATTCAGACCAGTTGACGCCTCCCGCCTATCCTGTCAGCTTGAAAGGCGCGTATCCCTGGTCTCAGCCTGTTGTCTTTCGGGCAGGACGCTACCTGGTTCATCAGGTCAATCGTCCCCTGGGAGATATTTTCGGCAGAGGGTTTATCCCGACCGAGGAGCAGGTACAGGCATTTGCACGACGTCAGAAATCAAAGCAGGAAAAAAGAGATTCTGTACCGACACCCGGCAAATAAAAGCTGATTCTCAGAGGTCAGCAACAGCTGATGCTGGCTGTTTGCT is from Gimesia maris and encodes:
- a CDS encoding glycosyltransferase family 2 protein, with protein sequence MNHSIPAADFTERKAINEILISVVLPVFNEQNVLPQLLQSVEESLQQIDCCYEIIFVNDGSADQSGAILNDLAELNSRIKVLHFAKNFGHQAAVQAGLLHSTGDAIIIMDSDMQDSPSAIIDFVEAWQAGFDVVYAIRTERKENLVKRWAFHAFHKTLNLIANTHIPRDAGNFGLIDRKVAIQIAKLNDRDRYFPGLRSWVGFRQTGVTVERLARYDNTPRVSFLHLCRLAKTAIFSFSFLPLTIFYLIAALSAVVCTLVVSFVLYHKLFTGLAIPGWASVTITASFFGALNALGIGILGEYVTRIYDQVRARPMFIVNTKTNFDFPDTEVPLFSSNKEDAAGASQDQELSQQS
- a CDS encoding class I SAM-dependent methyltransferase codes for the protein MDPGHLSELIELEETYWWHVAKRKLVIDILSREYPAPGILIEGGIGAARNILEFSQMGYEVAGFDLMQESVDYGRARGLKNLSVHELSQPWPVAPSSAKVIVLLDMMEHMKDPVQLLKNAAEALSDEGGIIITVPAYPLLFSNWDQKLGHHCRYTKKLFRQNAEQAGLKVKWLTHWNSFTLPAAILSRGADRILNRNPDETPRFTRVPHYVNRLLLTCAGVERKLIHLTGVPFGLSLVGVLVK